In Phyllostomus discolor isolate MPI-MPIP mPhyDis1 chromosome 3, mPhyDis1.pri.v3, whole genome shotgun sequence, a single genomic region encodes these proteins:
- the LOC114509221 gene encoding cytochrome c oxidase subunit 7C, mitochondrial-like encodes MLGQSTRRFTTSVVRRSHYEEGPGKNLPFSVENKWRLLAMMTSYFGSGFAAPFLIVRHQLLKK; translated from the coding sequence ATGTTGGGACAGAGCACTCGGAGATTCACAACCTCTGTGGTCCGTAGAAGCCACTATGAGGAAGGTCCAGGGAAGAATTTGCCGTTTTCGGTGGAAAACAAGTGGCGGTTACTAGCTATGATGACTTCGTATTTTGGATCTGGATTTGCTGCACCTTTCCTTATTGTAAGACACCAActgcttaaaaaataa